One window from the genome of Amaranthus tricolor cultivar Red isolate AtriRed21 chromosome 9, ASM2621246v1, whole genome shotgun sequence encodes:
- the LOC130823324 gene encoding zinc finger BED domain-containing protein RICESLEEPER 2-like, with protein MLGGDFLHMRCSAYILNLIVRDGLDIIDSAICKVRDCVAFWMSTPKRIEKFEEACRLLNVTKPKRVSLDCKTRWNFAYDLLDTCLPFKEVFNKLKRLHRRLNFDVPSDHDWQMATLVCQKLEIFYKATKVFFGRNHPTSNLYFRNVCEIKLALTKWRQNDNIEIIRKMAEKMVEKFDKYWDHTNELLAIAGILDPRNKMDLETQFEDLGDEDDFAKTKRQKIDYVPSKSEIDQYLESRTLPENNEFNILAWWKIDQSYPTLRKIAKDILAIPVLSVASESAFSTGGRVVSAHRSRLHSQTVEALMCLQNWMVDDAKVNFQGTYACSTINEDGEDVEIMDNLDMDIDDVSVEEF; from the exons ATGTTGGGTGgagattttttgcatatgaggtGTAGTGCTTACATTCTTAACTTGATTGTGAGAGATGGTTTAGACATCATTGATTCTGCTATTTGCAAAGTTCGAGATTGTGTTGCATTTTGGATGTCTACtcctaaaagaattgaaaagtttGAGGAAGCTTGTCGCCTTTTGAATGTGACTAAACCTAAAAGGGTGAGTCTTGATTGTAAAACTAGGTGGAACTTTGCATATGATTTGCTTGACACTTGTTTGCCTTTTAAAGAAGTTTTTAACAAGTTGAAACGTCTACATAGAAGGTTGAATTTTGATGTGCCTAGTGATCATGATTGGCAAATGGCTACTCTTGTTTGTCAAAAGCTGGAAATATTCTATAAGGCAACTAAGGTTTTTTTTGGTAGAAATCATCCAActtcaaatttgtattttcGTAATGTTTGTGAGATTAAACTTGCATTAACTAAGTGGAGGCAAAATGACAATATtgagattattagaaaaatggCTGAGAAAATGGTAGAAAAGTTTGACAAATATTGGGATCATACTAATGAGCTTTTGGCCATTGCGGGCATTTTAGATCCGAGAAATAAGATGGATT TGGAGACACAATTTGAGGATCTTGGTGATGAGGATGATTTCGCTAAGactaaaagacaaaaaattgattatgtgccTAGTAAAAGTGAAATTGATCAATACTTAGAGAGTCGTACTTTGCCGGAGAATAATGAATTTAATATACTTGCATGGTGGAAGATAGACCAAAGCTACCCAACTTTAAGAAAAATTGCCAAAGACATTCTTGCAATTCCTGTCTTATCGGTTGCTTCGGAAAGTGCATTTAGCACGGGTGGAAGAGTAGTTAGCGCTCACCGATCTAGGCTTCATTCTCAAACAGTGGAGGCTTTGATGTGCTTGCAAAATTGGATGGTCGATGATGCCAAAG TTAATTTTCAAGGAACTTATGCTTGTTCAACTATCAACGAAGATGGTGAGGATGTGGAAATAATGGACAATCTTGATATG gATATTGATGATGTTAGTGTTGAAGAATTTTGA